The Spirochaetota bacterium genome contains the following window.
CGCTCTCGGCGTACGCACAAGATCGCCTCAGCGCATGCCCGTTCGGAAAAGAGAAGCCGACGTGCGTCGGCTGTACCACGCACTGCTATCGCCGCGACATGCGTGAGAAGATACGGATCATCATGCGATATGCCGGCCCGCGTATGCTGTTCGTGCATCCAATACTCGCGATACGACATATCATCGATCGGCGTGCGGGACGGACGAGAAAGAAGCGATACGCGAAACTCAGCTGACCGCTTTGCAGTGCTCGACAGCGTGACGCTCCAATTCCTTATACATGCCCTGTCGTTTCATAAGTCCGTCGAAATCGACCTGATGTCCGTCGAACTCAGGCCCATCGACGCAGACATATTTCGTATCCTTGCCTATCATGACGCGGCAGCCGCCGCACATGCCCGTACCGTCTACCATGACCGGATTAAGGCTCACGACGGTCTTTATGCCGAACTGTTTCGTCGTAAGACAGACAAATTTCATCATGACAGCGGGGCCGATAGCGACCGCCAGATCTATCTTCTCGCCGCGTTCGACGAGACGTTTTATCATATCGGTGACAAGACCTTTCTCGCCATAGCTCCCGTCGTCGGTGCAGACGATCACCTCATCGGAGATCGCGCGCATCTTCTTTTCCATGATGATAAGCCCTTTCTCGCGGGCGCCAAGTATCGAGATGACGCGATTACCGGCGGCCTTCATCGCCTCGGCGATGGGATGGAGCGGCGCAACGCCGATGCCCCCGCCGACGCAGACGACGGTGCCGAGCTTTTCGATATGCGTCGCATGACCGAGCGGCCCCATGAGATCGGGTATATCATCGCCCGCGTTCATGGTGCAAAGCGCCTTCGTGCTCTTGCCGACAGCCTGCACGACAATGGTTATCGTCCCTTTCGCCGCATCCGCATCGGCGATGGTAAGCGGAATTCGCTCGCCTCGTTTCGCGATGCGCAGCATGATGAAATGCCCGGGCTTGCGCCGCTTCGCTATCTCCGGGGCATCAAGTTCGAACATGAACACGCTTTCGGACCATTGCTCTTTGCTGACTATTTTCGCCATTGTCTCCGCCGTTACACTGGATTGCAATGAAGTATATAAAAACAATCGTTCATGTCAAGGAATATCCGCTGATACTTTGGAAGAATACTGCTTTCACGCCGCTATTTCGCGTTCGTAACGACGCCGACCACCGGGAATTGAGGGAACACATCGGGACCGTGGCATTCCCCGCAGGTACGCATGAAAGCCGGCGCATTATCACGCCCCAGTGCCGCCGGCGTGTGATATCGGGAACCCCATTTCACTT
Protein-coding sequences here:
- a CDS encoding nitrous oxide-stimulated promoter family protein, with the translated sequence MTRLQREERTVSAMIALYCRGVHKRSTPCADCIALSAYAQDRLSACPFGKEKPTCVGCTTHCYRRDMREKIRIIMRYAGPRMLFVHPILAIRHIIDRRAGRTRKKRYAKLS